The following coding sequences lie in one Lolium perenne isolate Kyuss_39 chromosome 2, Kyuss_2.0, whole genome shotgun sequence genomic window:
- the LOC127331155 gene encoding GDT1-like protein 2, chloroplastic: protein MPTRATLSQKPPGVPVPMASRACGHSGLPAARRHAGRHALLLPAASAAPPCVSQPASRRRSHAHLACAAAGLHSTEARRGLEFSSTSSADRPPALCWTSSGAPRVVSSSYLARCRSLSWLKPIRHDVRVQTSNVNLGAGSYDGDQTGSHGEQLDSSGTKSTNEPAKPLAGYRYIQAIAVVLLLCALASAFIVFFKGQPSAVVAALAKSGFTAAFTLIFVSEIGDKTFFIAALLAMQYQKALVLLGSMAALSLMTIVSVVIGRIFQSVPAQFQTTLPIGEYAAVALLAFFGFKSIKDAWALPDNTNGNLEENSESGELAEAEELVKEKVSQKLTSPLAIIWKSFSLVFFAEWGDRSMLATIALGAAQSPLGVASGAIAGHLIATLFAIIGGAFLANYLSEKLVGLLGGVLFLLFAAATLFGVF, encoded by the exons ATGCCCACGCGCGCAACCCTATCTCAAAAACCGCCAGGAGTCCCCGTCCCCATGGCATCCCGAGCGTGCGGCCATTCCGGCCTCCCGGCGGCTCGCCGGCACGCGGGTCGCCACGCCCTCCTGCTCCCGGCGGCGTCGGCGGCTCCCCCTTGCGTCTCGCAGCCCGCTTCCCGTCGGAGAAGCCACGCTCACCTAGCCTGCGCCGCTGCCGGCCTTCATTCCACGGAAGCACGCCGCGGGCTGGAGTTCTCCTCCACTAGCAGCGCTGACCGTCCTCCTGCCCTCTGCTGGACTAGCTCCGGTGCTCCCCGGGTCGTCTCCTCTTCTTACCTTG CAAGATGTAGGTCGTTGTCATGGTTGAAGCCGATAAGGCATGATGTCAGAGTGCAAACATCCAATGTGAACCTTGGAGCTGGGAGCTATGATGGAGATCAAACAGGTAGCCATGGAGAACAGTTGGATAGCTCTGGTACCAAAAGTACAAATGAACC AGCAAAACCACTCGCGGGATATCGTTACATTCAAGCTATTGCTGTGGTGCTACTTCTGTGCGCACTGGCATCTGCTTTCATTGTTTTCTTTAAAGGACAGCCATCTGCAGTTGTAGCAGCGCTAGCAAAGTCAGGTTTCACGGCAGCATTTACACTGATTTTCGTATCGGAGATTGGGGATAAG ACATTTTTCATTGCTGCACTACTCGCTATGCAGTATCAGAAAGCATTG GTTTTACTTGGGTCAATGGCTGCTCTTTCCCTGATGACTATTGTGAGCGTTGTGATTGGACGGATCTTTCAGTCTGTACCAGCACAGTTTCAAACAA CTTTGCCAATAGGAGAATATGCAGCAGTTGCGCTCCTtgcgttttttggtttcaaatcaATTAAAGATGCATGGGCACTTCCAGATAATACAAATGGGAATCTTGAAGAAAACTCTGAATCTGGCGAACTAGCTGAAGCTGAGGAGCTTGTTAAGGAAAAG GTTTCACAGAAACTCACCAGTCCTCTGGCGATTATCTGGAAATCCTTTAGTCTTGTTTTCTTTGCG GAGTGGGGTGATCGTTCTATGCTGGCTACAATTGCATTAGGTGCCGCACAG TCTCCTTTGGGCGTTGCTAGCGGGGCCATAGCTGGACACTTGATTGCAACTTTGTTTGCGATTATTGGAGGAGCATTCCTAGCCAACTACCTGTCCGAGAAACTG GTTGGTCTGCTGGGAGGAGTACTATTTTTGCTGTTTGCCGCCGCCACGCTTTTTGGTGTATTCTGA